The following DNA comes from Nicotiana sylvestris chromosome 10, ASM39365v2, whole genome shotgun sequence.
aacctcgagtttcaacCATATGGGCCCGGAggcatttttgacctttttgggtaaaaccttgtaaaacttattttaatgcattggggttgactcatttaacatttattgatataattaagtaacttatgactagatttgagcggattggtagtggaatcaagaggtaaatctataattgagacttgagtggtgttcaaggcatcgaggtaagtgtttggtctaaccttagcttgaaggattaggagtggagtcatatttgctacttgcttcttgttgagtacgacgtataggcatggtgatgagtatctatacgttggtgttgagcatgaccgtgagtcttaaattgaaagtggtTGTGTCCTTAAATGACATTtcagatgctttaattaatgatcttctattTTGCGCAAAAAATTGTTCAATTCTTGCAGATCTTATTTATGTTTGAGCAttgtcattatttgggctgagtacaagctaagttaagattggttatagctgattctcccttgccgggatgattgtttcgatatctttgttcccttgtcgggaaactattatattgcttttgttccctcgCCAGGAGGTTATTATAtcgcttatgttcccttgccgggatttcttgtaattgtgtgatgaaatgggagcgggtggtacgcctaccacaagatattatgaaatgggagcgagtggtatgcctaccacaagatataatgaaatgggagcgggtggtacgcctaccacaagatattatgaaatgggagcgggtggtacgcctaccataagatattatgaaatggaagcgggtggtacgcctaccacaagatattataaaatgggagcgggtggtacctACCACGAgaaataataaaatgggagcgggtggtacgcctaccacgagagaTGAgataatggatcgggttgcacgcctgtaacaagatgaaactgaaagtgaaagttgcctttattttcttcatttgtgatagaagttatatttctagcttccttattattcccggttattttcttttaactgctatccatgaagcatgtttcccttccccaactttaactgcttattacttgtttagtTTTCCGCCACATATtgtataactgcataggtttatttggagtctaatcctagcctcgtcactacctcgccgaggttaggctagacacttaccagcacatggggtcgtttgtgctgatgctacactctgtgctcttttgcacagatccatgtcttggacaacagcagtagcgcgagagctagccttcagtccagtgagacaccgaggtagcttTGCAGgagtccgcaggcccggcgtctcctctatcttttatttcagtctgttatctcatgtattcgagacaaacaatttatattttctttcaaacggttgtatttagtactcttagaagttcgtgagtaatgtgacaccagttcttgggtagaggcatatgttgattctcgcattattatTTCGTcctctttaatttaagtcttccgcataattatttaattccgttgcttTATCTTATCACTGATAATTATTAAAAGAAGTAATTAttaatgaagtaagcagttaaggattggcttgcctagctcacattagtaggcgccatcacgactcccgagggtgggaaatccgggtcgtggcaTATTTATAGTGTGATTGTTTTTGGGTTGGaccttatgtatcatatttgaTGATGAATTGTATgtaaaaattgtatatttggtaaTTTGGACAGAATTGGTATATCTGTATTTCATGATTGTAGTTAgtttgtagttaaattgtagagcAAGTTGAAGACTTATAATATTAACTGTAGTTTGAATGTAGATATTATTGAGACCTTATGGTACTTGCTGTGTTCCATGTGTTGCTGTGTATAGCAGCTAAAGTGTAGCTATTTGTTAGATTATTTGAATTCTGGCTTTGTAGCTTAAAGTGTAGCTGCTTTGTTGATAATTGTAGTTACACTGTAGCTTAtagtaaattttattttattttgcagcACATTGATGTTATTATGTATTACATAAGAAAAAGAGGCAAATATggccccaacaacaacaacactagGTTTACAACAACCGATTGCTTGTTCAAGTCAAAGATTGAACAAATCTATGAGAAGTTCATAAGTTCTCCGCCAGAAAAAAGTATTCGGTTGTTAAACCCGATGATGATGTTGCAGAATATATTCTTGGGTATAGACTTCTTGCTAATGTTGTCTGGGATGAAGTTGACTATGTCATCATGCCCGTGAACATTGTAGAGAATTTTCATTGGTTGTTGGTCGTTTTTCGACATAGTGGACAAGCAACTTTATGTGTATGATTCCATGGTGTCTTCACACCATCATAATGCTGTTGAATCATGTGTTGATAAGTTGTAAATCATTATCCCTCTGTATTTGTCTTGCACTGGTTTCTACGGGAAACGTAAAGACATTGACTTCAAGACCACAAAGGCATACATTGAGAAACCAGTTATAGACCCTCTCAACATACAATGGATGGTTGCGGAGATTCTACAGCAAAAGGAAGGATCACTGTAAAAAACTATTCTCTCTTTCTAgatgtttaattattttttttataattatttgttaaatatttaaattttttttcttatgcagcgattgtggtgtatttgtggCTGCTTTTGCGGAGTATGTTAGCCTTGGAGATTTGTCAATCCCTTCAGAAAACCTTTCGGATATCGACCAACACCGTAGACTCTATGGAGCTCTCCTATGGGACTATGCTacaaagaagcaagaagatgGATCAATCAGTGAAAGTGAGGTTACAGGCAGGCTAGCAAGGAGGAAGGGTGCTCCTGCTTTGAATGAAAAGACTAGAGTCTAGAGAAAGAAGAAATAGTGTCCTGTTTTCCTAGTTTAGTTGATGCCAATTTGTAGTTGAAGGAGAATACACTACTTTATgaacaaaatttttatttttttattgcagcatacctttttgttttgttattttatctTTCATTATTAGTTGTTCACTTGAATATAAATTGGTTGTTTACAGCACTGTATCTTCATTATATTAAACATGAGTATTTTGATGTTAGAATATAATTCGCCTACAAATAATCTTCACAATATCTACATTTTGGAAACACTCAATGTAGTTATTGTATATAATTTTGTAGTTGTATATGTTCATAATTTTTATGAAATACCTTCAAGTTTTAGGTAATATCTATATATAACTGTCAGTTGAAGTTAAATTACACAACAAACAGAAGAAATAAATACTCCAATCATAGAAATATATTATccacaatttatctacaaattaTTACCAagactacaatttaactacattTAACCTATATTTTACTTACAATCTGGAAACACTTTACATTAAAGTTACTTTTTTAATATCAATTGTATTTTAGATAATAAATATTAAAATTTAATTACACTATATCAAATACAAATTTACCTGACACAATACATAAAAGCACATTAAACACACATAAACAAATTATAGTCTACTTCATAATGATCTTTAAAAACTTAAAACGATTACACAAAAAATCTGCTAACTTTAACTCACTAACAGTTAGTTTGAATAACTATTCTAACTACATGATATTCATTTCTTCTTGGGCGCATTCTTGTaagatcttttgttatgcccttcaccTCCACAATTTTCACATGACACCTTGTACTTCTTTGACTTTATTTCATCATATGTTTTATACCTTTCCTTTTGAGGTCTCCCTGGCTGCCTTTTATCTCCCGTCAGTGGATTTACTACCTCATCCAAAATATGTTGTGGCACATTCCAGTTGCTTTCATCAGGAAGATGATTTACTGGTATTTCATACGTACGCAGAAGGCTCTCCCTTGTGTAATACGGAGAGCAATAGTTTTCATATGTCTCATTCCTGTGCCTTAATGCTGCCAAAGCATGCGCCCATGGAAGTTCTTCAAGTTGGAATTGGCCACAGCTACATTTCTTGTTTTCTAGACACACAATGTACCGCTTTACACCATCTAACATAGTATGTATATGAtctgttgaagccctcacctacaaTTGCAAAACAAACAGAAAAAATATTATCTCAATCATAAAAATAGAttatctacaacttatctacaaatcATCTACAAATATTCTACACCTTATCTACAACATACAATTATCTACAATTTgactataatttatctacaatctGGAAACACTGCATATTAAGTAATTTATTTTTTCTGCACCAAATAAACAGATCTTACCCTAAGCTTCTGAGATAATGTTCTGTTGTTCTCTAATTCTTTGTTGAATTTAGACCCAAGAAATGTGAAAGTACCCTTCGCCTTCAATAACTTCTCGTTGGTCCAACGTTCTAGCAGTGTTCGCATATACTCTAAAAGGTCAAATATCGGCAGCTCTCTTGCATCTTTTGTTATAGCGTTCAATGACTCTACAATATTTGATGTCATTGTCCACGTTCTATTCACTGTTTCATATACTCTTGaccatctatgatagccaatatcaTATAGGTAAAATTTCACACGCGGGTCTACCTCTTCAATCTTCaacatcctttcattaaattcatccagagtgtatgaccgtgctgtagcaaagtacaattcatgtaattgtagatgacccttcttgaattttgaccttatatttatccaaatatgccacatgcaagagTAGTGTGGCATGCCCGGATAGACAATTGATGTTGCCTTCAATATACTCTCATTCCTATCTAAAACAACACACATTGAAGGTCTTTCACCATATGCCtgcttgaattgctcaaagaaccactTCCAAGATGCGTCGTTTTCAGAATCAACCACAGCATATGCCAAGGGCAATATTGTACCTACATtattaattcataaaatattaattGGCAGCTTTGA
Coding sequences within:
- the LOC138879385 gene encoding uncharacterized protein; this encodes MIQLNGNWDNYGRFRDFEVDTIVVDENASYSILISTIAEQLSIDTSEKIVEIKYMVNDNCPPMEIRNDMGVRMYMETKKENKNLGSYPLCISVRDFNMELAITNDNTSAGSSGSLKLLDMSSSPATEKYQSEIITESTQTDIEEGQVYQDKQTVAAAIKHFSVMHKFQFRVKRSSHRSYWLVCIGENCKWHFKATSINDSAMFKIRSFNRQHTCSLMDETFIQRKRTALVVGSMVIPKYCDPKTVYTPKDIQTDILSEHGVNLSYMQAWRAKEKALQPVVGVDGTFLNSAYMGIMLTTNTMDAAGTILPLAYAVVDSENDASWKWFFEQFKQAYGERPSMCVVLDRNESILKATSIVYPGMPHYSCMWHIWINIRSKFKKGHLQLHELYFATARSYTLDEFNERMLKIEEVDPRVKFYLYDIGYHRWSRVYETVNRTWTMTSNIVESLNAITKDARELPIFDLLEYMRTLLERWTNEKLLKAKGTFTFLGSKFNKELENNRTLSQKLRVRASTDHIHTMLDGVKRYIVCLENKKCSCGQFQLEELPWAHALAALRHRNETYENYCSPYYTRESLLRTYEIPVNHLPDESNWNVPQHILDEVVNPLTGDKRQPGRPQKERYKTYDEIKSKKYKVSCENCGGEGHNKRSYKNAPKKK